One window of Lemur catta isolate mLemCat1 chromosome 3, mLemCat1.pri, whole genome shotgun sequence genomic DNA carries:
- the ITLN1 gene encoding intelectin-1 isoform X1 — protein MITMNQLGFLLFLIVATRGWSEEVDNTSSQKGTCSSLSPSLPRSCKEIKAKCPSAGDGLYFLHTKNGVVYQTFCDMTTGGGGWTLVASVHENNMYGKCTVGDRWSSQQGNRADSPEGDNNWANYNTFGSAEAATSDDYKNPGYYDIQAQDLSIWHVPNKSPLQHWRNSSLLRYHTETGFFQRLGHNLFGLYQKFPVKYGEGRCWTNNGPAIPVVYDFGDAQKTASYYSPLGQKEFTAGFVQFRVFNNERAANALCAGVRVTGCNTELHCIGGGGFFPEGNPRQCGDFSSFDWNGYGTHTGYSSSREITEAAVFLFYH, from the exons ATG aTTACAATGAACCAACTTGGCTTCCTGCTGTTCCTCATTGTGGCCACCAGAGGGTGGAGTGAAG AGGTGGACAATACTTCCTCCCAGAAGGGGACCTGCTCTTCTTTGTCTCCATCTCTGCCCAGAAGCTGCAAGGAAATCAAAGCGAAGTGCCCCAGCGCAGGGG ATGGCCTGTATTTCCTCCACACCAAGAATGGTGTCGTCTACCAGACCTTCTGTGACATGACCACTGGGGGTGGTGGCTGGACCCTGGTGGCCAGCGTGCATGAGAACAACATGTATGGGAAGTGCACGGTGGGCGATCGCTGGTCCAGTCAGCAGGGCAACAGAGCAGACTCCCCAGAGGGGGACAACAACTGGGCCAACTACAACACCTTTGGGTCTGCAGAGGCGGCCACAAGTGACGATTACAAG AACCCTGGCTACTACGACATCCAGGCCCAGGACTTGAGCATCTGGCATGTGCCCAACAAGTCCCCCCTGCAACACTGGAGGAACAGCTCCCTGCTGAGGTACCACACCGAAACTGGCTTCTTCCAGAGACTGGGACATAATCTGTTTGGCCTCTACCAG AAATTCCCTGTGAAATATGGAGAAGGAAGGTGTTGGACTAACAACGGCCCGGCGATCCCCGTGGTCTATGATTTTGGCGATGCCCAGAAAACGGCGTCTTATTACTCACCTCTTGGCCAGA AGGAATTCACTGCAGGATTTGTCCAGTTCAGGGTATTTAATAACGAGAGAGCAGCCAACGCCTTGTGTGCTGGAGTGAGGGTCACCGGATGTAACACTGAGCTC CACTGCATCGGCGGAGGAGGGTTCTTCCCCGAGGGCAATCCCCGCCAGTGTGGGGATTTCTCTTCCTTTGATTGGAATGGATATGGAACTCACACTGGTTACAGCAGCAGCCGGGAGATAACTGAGGCAGCTGTGTTTCTATTCTACCATTGA
- the ITLN1 gene encoding intelectin-1 isoform X2 yields the protein MNQLGFLLFLIVATRGWSEEVDNTSSQKGTCSSLSPSLPRSCKEIKAKCPSAGDGLYFLHTKNGVVYQTFCDMTTGGGGWTLVASVHENNMYGKCTVGDRWSSQQGNRADSPEGDNNWANYNTFGSAEAATSDDYKNPGYYDIQAQDLSIWHVPNKSPLQHWRNSSLLRYHTETGFFQRLGHNLFGLYQKFPVKYGEGRCWTNNGPAIPVVYDFGDAQKTASYYSPLGQKEFTAGFVQFRVFNNERAANALCAGVRVTGCNTELHCIGGGGFFPEGNPRQCGDFSSFDWNGYGTHTGYSSSREITEAAVFLFYH from the exons ATGAACCAACTTGGCTTCCTGCTGTTCCTCATTGTGGCCACCAGAGGGTGGAGTGAAG AGGTGGACAATACTTCCTCCCAGAAGGGGACCTGCTCTTCTTTGTCTCCATCTCTGCCCAGAAGCTGCAAGGAAATCAAAGCGAAGTGCCCCAGCGCAGGGG ATGGCCTGTATTTCCTCCACACCAAGAATGGTGTCGTCTACCAGACCTTCTGTGACATGACCACTGGGGGTGGTGGCTGGACCCTGGTGGCCAGCGTGCATGAGAACAACATGTATGGGAAGTGCACGGTGGGCGATCGCTGGTCCAGTCAGCAGGGCAACAGAGCAGACTCCCCAGAGGGGGACAACAACTGGGCCAACTACAACACCTTTGGGTCTGCAGAGGCGGCCACAAGTGACGATTACAAG AACCCTGGCTACTACGACATCCAGGCCCAGGACTTGAGCATCTGGCATGTGCCCAACAAGTCCCCCCTGCAACACTGGAGGAACAGCTCCCTGCTGAGGTACCACACCGAAACTGGCTTCTTCCAGAGACTGGGACATAATCTGTTTGGCCTCTACCAG AAATTCCCTGTGAAATATGGAGAAGGAAGGTGTTGGACTAACAACGGCCCGGCGATCCCCGTGGTCTATGATTTTGGCGATGCCCAGAAAACGGCGTCTTATTACTCACCTCTTGGCCAGA AGGAATTCACTGCAGGATTTGTCCAGTTCAGGGTATTTAATAACGAGAGAGCAGCCAACGCCTTGTGTGCTGGAGTGAGGGTCACCGGATGTAACACTGAGCTC CACTGCATCGGCGGAGGAGGGTTCTTCCCCGAGGGCAATCCCCGCCAGTGTGGGGATTTCTCTTCCTTTGATTGGAATGGATATGGAACTCACACTGGTTACAGCAGCAGCCGGGAGATAACTGAGGCAGCTGTGTTTCTATTCTACCATTGA